The genomic stretch GGCCTGTGGGGCAAGGTGAATGTGGATGAAGTTGGCGGTGAGGCCCTGGGCAGGTTGGTATCCATGTGGCAAGGCAGGCTTTTGGAGAAAGCATGAGAGCTGGGCAGATGGAGTTAACTCAGTCCCTGGGGTTCTGACAGGCACTGACCCTTGTGCCCTCTGTGCTGTTTTCACCCTTCAGGCTGCTGATTGTCTACCCCTGGACTCAGAGGTTCTTTGACTCCTTTGGGGACCTGTCCACTCCTGATGCTGTTATGGGCAATGCTAAGGTGAAGGCCCATGGCAAGAAGGTGCTGAACTCCTTTAGCGATGGCCTGAAAAACCTGGACAACCTCAAGGGCACCTTTGCTAAGCTCAGTGAGCTTCACTGTGACAAGCTGCACGTGGATCCCGAGAACTTCAAGGTGAGTCTAGGatatgttccatttttttttcttttcactttctaggCGCTCACCTGATTCATTTACCTACCTGttctccctccaccttccttTGTACTTCAGCATATATCATCTTGAATGCTTTTCAAAGTTTGTGCAATTTCATACATTTCCTTTCTcacagccttttctttttcatcaagTTGTTTATTTAACTTCTTGTCTTCTTCCCTAACCAGTTTTTTTCCCTACTCGATATGCAGATTATGCGTGTCCACTCTCATCTTCTACTTCTCCACTTGGAAacatctttctgtctctccaaaTGGGGATTGGAAGGGCACCTCAAAGAGTTGTCAATCTAGAGGCtacaaatcatttcaaaattaaaggaTAATTGGATTTTTATAGAGACAAGCCtcaatggaaaggaaaggaattgaATATCTGAGAAGAGTGAAGTAGGACAGCCGCAGGTGCTAAAAGACAGCCCAGCATCATACTAATTAATCAATTAAgtgttaaattatatatatatacatatataatgaaacTATACAGTGTACATACGCATATATTTGCTCATTTATGCTGATGGAGAAAACCTGAAAATCAGTTTGGGCTGGAgtgtgggggaaagaaaaaaaaagatcattggCTCAGTTTCTCAGAAGTCGAGCTTGATTTCTCTCTTAATCGTGTATGCGTGTCTCTCTATGTCTTCCCCACAGCTCCTGGGCAacgtgcttgtgtgtgtgctggCTCACCACTTTGGCAAAGAATTCACCCCCCAGGTGCAGGCTGCCTATCAGAAGGTGGTGGCTGGTGTGGCCAATGCCCTGGCTCACAAGTACCATTGAGACCCTGGCCTGTTTCCTGGTGACCACTGGAAGACCCTGTCTCCCTAAATTCTATCTTCTGAACTGGGGGAAATAATGTCCACCATCAAGGGTATGGCTGCCTAATAAAGAACCTTCAGCTCAACTTTCcgattcatttcacttattttattttatttattttattttatatttgtctaGGGATATGGGAAATCCTTCCTACAGATAGGAAGCACTTGTTTCATATTCAAAGAGGTCAAGGGAGATGAGAAAAGGAAGTAGGGGCCTACATTGTCACTAGTGGAAAATACTTCTCCCTCCAAAACATAGACATGGTCAAGAAGATTTTATATAGAGAATGCTGGCATTATAGGGGCTCTGTGGAAGAATTCCAACTTAAGACACAGCCTTCAGGCTAATGCTTTGACTTATTTCCAACAATTAGTAAAAAATAGGGTGCTCGTTAGAGACATAATGAATGATCAAGATattgttctgtttcctttttccctaCTTCCCTTGTCTGCAGTGTAGCCTACCATGCCATACTCCATCAGGGGTTCCAGCTCTAAGAGACAACTCTTTATCTATGGGTTCTCAAAACCTAATAGAGTAATTATTACACAGGAGACTTCTGATTTATACATAATTAGTTTTCCAATCATCATTTATTTGGTTACATGACTAAAgtatgagaaaaatgaatgaatgaataaatgaatgaatgaattttaagtaTCTTTCTAGGAGGTTTTATCCAAACCAAGAGAAGGAAGATACACGTAGGACTGTGGCAGAGGTCCCATCCACACTGTCCTTGTAATTATTTTCTGAAGACACAGGGGGAGATCCATCCATACGCTTTTAAGTTGAACCACAGTGGATGGATGCCTTCTATTTTCTGGACCTGggatttttcatttgtataacAAGAAAATTGGGGAAGCACTCTCTAAGAAGTTACCAGGTTATGGTTCTCAAAAGTGTCTCATGACAGTACACTTGCCAAAGAATGATTTTAGTAGCAATTTGTATTGCTGAGATGGGCCTGAGAATGGGAAGGTCTGAAGTCAGACTCACAAGCCAGTTTCAGAATTGCCAAGGATAGGCTTCACCCTGCATGACCACACCCAGGCCTGGGCCAATCTCAAAACAGCAAGGATGCAAGATCAGGGCTGGGCATAAAAGGAAGAACAGGGCCAGCTGCTGTTTACACTTGCTTCTGAAACAACCGTGTTCACTAGCAACCACAAACAGACACCATGGTGCATCTGACTGCTGAAGAGAAGAGTCTTGTCTCCAGCATGTGGGGCAAGGTGAATGTGGATGAAGTTGGCGGTGAGGCCCTGGGCAGGTTGGTATCCATGTGGCAAGGCAGGCTTTTGGAGAAAGCATGAGAGCTGGGCAGATGCAGTTAACTCAGTCCCCTGGGTTCTGACAGGCACTAACCCCTGTGCCCTCTGTGCTGTTTTCACCCCTCAGGCTGTTGATTGTCTACCCCTGGACTCAGAGGTTCTTTGATTCCTTTGGGAACCTGTCCACTCCTGATGCTGTTATGAGCAATGCTAAGGTGAAGGCCCATGGCAAGAAGGTGTTGAACTCCTTTAGCGATGGCCTGAAAAACCTGGACAACCTCAAGGGCACCTTTGCTAAGCTCAGTGAGCTTCACTGTGACAAGCTGCACGTGGATCCTGAGAACTTCAAGGTGAGTCTGTGGGACCCTCAACATTCTCTTTGATCTTCCTTTTTAAGACCCAACTCATGGTGTCCGTAAAGGGTATAGGCATCAGGATGTTGTTCA from Vulpes vulpes isolate BD-2025 chromosome 11, VulVul3, whole genome shotgun sequence encodes the following:
- the LOC112911750 gene encoding hemoglobin subunit beta, with product MVHLTAEEKSLVTGLWGKVNVDEVGGEALGRLLIVYPWTQRFFDSFGDLSTPDAVMGNAKVKAHGKKVLNSFSDGLKNLDNLKGTFAKLSELHCDKLHVDPENFKLLGNVLVCVLAHHFGKEFTPQVQAAYQKVVAGVANALAHKYH
- the LOC112911778 gene encoding hemoglobin subunit beta-like, with the protein product MVHLTAEEKSLVSSMWGKVNVDEVGGEALGRLLIVYPWTQRFFDSFGNLSTPDAVMSNAKVKAHGKKVLNSFSDGLKNLDNLKGTFAKLSELHCDKLHVDPENFKLLGNVLVCVLARHFGREFTPLAQAAYQKVVAGVANALAHKYH